The DNA region GTCTTCGTAGAGGATGTGGCCGTAGCCTTTGGCCTCGATGAGCCCGCCGCCGGGCGCGTAGGAATACCCGATGGTCGGGTCTTCGGTAAGCCGGGCAAGCCAGGCCCGGTCGGCCCACAGGATGTGGTTGAGCGTGCGCAGGATCGAGCCAAAGAACGCGCCGCGCTCCTCTGCAAGCTGCTCGGCAGGCAGCTTCGCGCACGCGGCATAGAGCTTCTCATTCATCCAGCGGTTGTAACGGGCGAGTTCCTTGTATTGATCGAGCATCGGCATGTATGGCAGCATACTCGACAACAAATCCGCCCGGATAGTCCCGCTTTTCCCATCGCGGCTTTTTCTGATGTCACCAGA from Chrysiogenia bacterium includes:
- a CDS encoding damage-inducible protein DinB is translated as MPMLDQYKELARYNRWMNEKLYAACAKLPAEQLAEERGAFFGSILRTLNHILWADRAWLARLTEDPTIGYSYAPGGGLIEAKGYGHILYEDFALLQKERARTDHQIELYAGQLEADELAEDMTYKNAKGDEFTHPRWWAITHLFNHQTHHRGQVTTLLSQLGIDVGVTDFAIMLRGG